GCGCGTCATTTCATCGTAGAGCGTGGCCATGCTTTCGGAGAGGCCGGCTTGCACCATGCCCTGCTTGGCCTGGTCGTAGGGAAACTGCACGTACTGGAGGTCGGGGCGGCCGATGGCCGGGCCGATGGCGCGGGCGGCGTCCTGCTGGGAGTAGTTCTGCGGGCCCAGCACGTAGTGCACCGAGCCGGCCTCAAGGTCCCGGTCAAGTAGCTCAGCGGCTTTGGCGGCAATGTCTTTGGTGGCTACCATCGGAAACTTCAGGTCGGGGCGCATGGCTGAGCCCATAATGCCCATGTGCTGAATCATGCCCACGTTGGCCAGCAGGTTTTCCATGAAGTAGGCCGGCCGCAGGTGAGCTACTTGCAGGCCATCTACGCCATTGAGGCGGGCTTCCTGATGGTACAGCCCCACTACCGGGCCCGTACCGGCGGGCTGGTCGGCGCCAATGCTGCTCAGGTGCACGGCCTGCCGCAAGCCTGCCGCGCGCACCGCCTGCACAATAGCCTCGCCTACTTCAGCCTGATAAGCCAGGAAGTCGGGCGTTTGCATGTTGGGCGGAATCATCAGGAACGCCGCGTCGGCGCCCCGGAGCACCCCGGTTAGGAAGCCGGCGTCGTGCAAGTCGCCGGCCGCGGCTGTGGCGCCGGCCTGGGCCAGGGCGTCGAGGCGGGCGCTGGGCCGCGCTACGGCCGTGACGCGGTGGCCCCGCCGCAGGAGTTCGTGCACGAGCGAAGTGCCAATGTTGCCGGTAGCGCCGGTTACGACAATGTGCTTTGCCATAGTCTTTTGAAAGCAAAAATGAGATGAATACGCACCGGGCATGACCCTCACGCCCGGAAAGCTGCTGCACCCTACCAGCCGGTGGTGGCGAGGCGAAGCGGTACAAAGGAAATGCGTTACCTTTACTTTTAGCAAGTACCTACGAAAAAGTACGGCACCTACTTTTTTCTCAGAAACACTGATAATCAGGCACTAAAAAATGAATAAAGTTACCAAGCAGCAGCAAGCCGAAGCCGGTTGGCAGACCCTTACCGAGCT
This region of Hymenobacter sp. YIM 151500-1 genomic DNA includes:
- a CDS encoding NmrA family NAD(P)-binding protein; the protein is MAKHIVVTGATGNIGTSLVHELLRRGHRVTAVARPSARLDALAQAGATAAAGDLHDAGFLTGVLRGADAAFLMIPPNMQTPDFLAYQAEVGEAIVQAVRAAGLRQAVHLSSIGADQPAGTGPVVGLYHQEARLNGVDGLQVAHLRPAYFMENLLANVGMIQHMGIMGSAMRPDLKFPMVATKDIAAKAAELLDRDLEAGSVHYVLGPQNYSQQDAARAIGPAIGRPDLQYVQFPYDQAKQGMVQAGLSESMATLYDEMTRNMNEEKVMVNEPRTPAATTPTTLDEFVQTVFAPVFRQATAQAAQPA